One Azoarcus sp. DN11 DNA segment encodes these proteins:
- the pabB gene encoding aminodeoxychorismate synthase component I yields MANLRFDFPANATGAAPLHFSRPRLRLVAHRPEAVPAVLARADTLARAGEWVAGFVTYEAGAAFDPAFRFRPRSSLPLAWFGVFDAPVAVDEETRRGAVGCDDWQPGVERGRYDADIGRILDHIRAGDVYQINHTIRLHGRFDGDPRDLYAQLRAGQPDGYCALFDLGRHRILSLSPELFFRRDGDRLTSKPMKGTLARGSTPEQDAQQAEALAASEKNRAENLMIVDLIRNDMSRVARPHSVAVPELFSVETYPTVHQMTSTVSAELRPDADLADIFAALFPCGSITGAPKIKAMEIIAGLEAEPRGIYCGAIGLLKPGGDAIFNVAIRTLALDGMTGRAEYGVGGGITADSVAHDEYEEMRAKARILRCAA; encoded by the coding sequence ATGGCCAACCTGCGCTTCGACTTCCCCGCCAATGCCACGGGCGCCGCGCCGCTGCATTTCAGCCGCCCGCGCCTGCGGCTGGTGGCCCACCGGCCGGAGGCCGTGCCCGCCGTGCTCGCGCGCGCCGACACGCTCGCGCGGGCGGGGGAGTGGGTCGCGGGCTTCGTGACCTATGAAGCGGGCGCGGCCTTCGATCCCGCGTTCCGCTTCCGTCCGCGCTCGTCGCTGCCGCTCGCGTGGTTCGGCGTGTTCGACGCGCCGGTCGCCGTGGACGAAGAAACGCGGCGCGGCGCAGTGGGTTGCGACGACTGGCAGCCGGGTGTCGAGCGCGGGCGCTACGACGCCGATATCGGCCGCATCCTGGATCACATCCGCGCCGGCGACGTGTATCAGATCAACCACACGATCCGTCTGCACGGCCGCTTCGACGGAGATCCCCGCGACCTTTACGCGCAACTGCGCGCCGGGCAACCGGACGGCTACTGCGCGCTGTTCGACCTCGGACGCCACCGCATCCTGTCGCTGTCGCCCGAACTCTTCTTCCGCCGCGACGGCGACCGCCTGACCTCCAAGCCGATGAAGGGCACGCTCGCGCGCGGGAGCACCCCCGAGCAGGACGCGCAGCAGGCCGAGGCGCTGGCCGCTTCCGAGAAGAACCGCGCCGAAAACCTCATGATCGTGGATCTCATCCGCAACGATATGTCCCGGGTCGCGCGCCCGCACAGCGTCGCCGTGCCCGAGCTCTTCTCCGTCGAAACCTATCCGACCGTGCATCAGATGACCTCGACGGTGTCGGCCGAACTGCGGCCCGACGCGGATCTCGCGGACATCTTCGCCGCGCTCTTCCCCTGTGGCTCGATCACCGGCGCGCCGAAGATCAAGGCGATGGAGATCATCGCCGGCCTCGAAGCCGAGCCGCGCGGCATCTACTGCGGGGCCATCGGCCTGCTGAAACCGGGCGGCGACGCGATCTTCAACGTCGCGATCCGTACGCTGGCGCTGGACGGCATGACCGGTCGCGCCGAATACGGCGTCGGCGGCGGCATCACGGCCGATTCGGTCGCGCACGACGAATACGAGGAAATGCGCGCGAAGGCCCGCATCCTGCGGTGCGCGGCATGA
- a CDS encoding pyruvate carboxylase, producing the protein MKPIKSILVANRGEIAIRVFRAASELGIRTVAIYANEDRFALHRFKADESYLVGNGQKPIAAYLDIADIIRVAKDAQVDAIHPGYGFLSENPEFAEACAAAGIAFIGPQPQVMRDLGNKVAARNLAVAAGVPVVPATGALPRDLDEIKRLAREVGYPLMLKASWGGGGRGMRAIETEDELPGLLDVARREALAAFGNDEVYLEKLVRRARHVEVQVLGDTHGKLVHLFERDCSVQRRNQKVVERAPAPYLDEARRTELCDAALKLCRAAQYTHAGTVEFLMDADTGAFYFIEVNPRIQVEHTVTEQVTGVDIVKAQIRITEGAKIGEGESYVPAQADIRLNGHALQCRVTTEDPENSFTPDYGRITAYRSAAGFGLRLDGGTAYTGAVITPFYDSLLVKVTAWGHSPDEAISRMDRGLREFRIRGVSSNLQFLGNVIAHPLFKSGECTTRFIDTTPELFRFEKRQDRATKLLKFLGEVSVNGNPEMAGRQAPRLPLAKPIKPSVDLAAAAPAGTRDRLKELGPQRFAEWMKNEQRVLLTDTTMRDAHQSLFATRMRTRDMLEIAPHYARLVPELFSLECWGGATFDVALRFLKEDPWERLRRLRTAVPNVLFQMLLRASNAVGYTNYSDNVVRYFVQQAAKEGIDVFRVFDSLNWIDNMRVAMDAVNEAGALCEGTICYTGDLFDTSRPKYNLKYYVDLAKQLEKAGAHILGIKDMAGVCKPRAARALVKALKEEVGLPIHFHTHDTSGIAAASVLAAIEAGVDAVDGAMDAMSGLTSQPNLSSIAAALAGSERDSGLDLDAMQSLSHYWEGVRRAYAPFEADIRCGTSDVYKHEMPGGQYTNLREQARAMGLEHRWPEVSQAYADVNQLFGDIVKVTPTSKVVGDMALFMVANDLTPAEVRDPAKEIAFPESVISLFKGELGFPPDGFPKDLERKVLKGAAPLPGRAGDFLPEVDLDAARAEAQTAAGRQISDTDLASWLMYPKVFKDYAAHHARFGDVSLLPTPVFFYGLKDREEISVDIERGKSLVVRQTGSSDTPDEEGRVKVFFELNGQPRLQRIPKAGAAPTGRRHPKIDEANPNHIGAPMPGAVVTVAVHAGQKIAKGTPLVSIEAMKMETALTAERDAVVKAVFVKPGDKVAAKDLLVELQ; encoded by the coding sequence ATGAAACCGATCAAGAGCATCCTCGTCGCCAACCGTGGCGAGATCGCGATCCGCGTGTTCCGCGCCGCGAGCGAGCTGGGTATCCGCACGGTGGCGATCTACGCGAATGAAGACCGCTTCGCGCTGCACCGCTTCAAGGCCGACGAATCCTACCTCGTGGGCAACGGCCAGAAGCCGATCGCCGCCTACCTCGACATCGCCGACATCATCCGCGTCGCGAAGGACGCGCAGGTCGACGCGATCCACCCCGGCTACGGTTTCCTCTCCGAGAACCCCGAGTTCGCCGAAGCCTGCGCCGCGGCCGGCATCGCCTTCATCGGCCCGCAGCCGCAGGTGATGCGCGACCTGGGCAACAAGGTCGCCGCGCGCAACCTCGCCGTTGCCGCGGGCGTGCCCGTCGTGCCCGCCACCGGGGCGCTACCGCGCGATCTCGACGAGATCAAACGCCTCGCGCGCGAAGTCGGCTACCCGCTGATGCTCAAGGCGAGCTGGGGCGGGGGCGGCCGAGGCATGCGCGCGATCGAGACCGAGGATGAACTGCCGGGTCTGTTGGACGTTGCCCGCCGTGAAGCGCTCGCCGCCTTCGGCAACGACGAGGTCTACCTGGAAAAACTGGTCCGCCGCGCGCGCCACGTCGAAGTGCAGGTGCTGGGCGACACGCACGGCAAGCTCGTGCACCTCTTCGAACGCGACTGCTCCGTGCAGCGGCGCAACCAGAAGGTGGTCGAACGCGCCCCCGCGCCGTACCTCGACGAAGCGCGCCGCACGGAGTTGTGCGATGCCGCGCTGAAGCTGTGCCGCGCCGCGCAGTACACCCACGCCGGCACCGTCGAATTCCTGATGGACGCCGACACGGGCGCCTTCTATTTCATCGAAGTGAATCCGCGCATTCAGGTCGAACACACCGTCACCGAGCAGGTCACCGGCGTCGACATCGTCAAGGCGCAGATCCGCATCACCGAAGGGGCAAAGATCGGCGAGGGCGAATCCTACGTGCCCGCGCAGGCAGACATCCGCCTCAACGGCCACGCGCTGCAATGCCGCGTCACCACCGAAGATCCCGAGAACAGCTTCACCCCCGACTACGGCCGCATCACCGCCTACCGCAGCGCCGCCGGCTTCGGCCTGCGCCTCGACGGCGGCACCGCGTATACGGGCGCGGTCATCACCCCTTTCTACGATTCGCTGCTCGTGAAGGTCACCGCCTGGGGCCACAGCCCGGACGAAGCCATCTCCCGCATGGACCGTGGCCTGCGCGAATTCCGCATCCGCGGCGTCTCGTCGAACCTGCAGTTCCTCGGAAACGTCATCGCGCATCCGCTCTTCAAGTCGGGCGAATGCACGACGCGCTTCATCGACACCACGCCCGAGCTCTTCCGTTTCGAGAAGCGCCAGGACCGCGCAACGAAGCTCCTGAAGTTCCTCGGCGAAGTCAGCGTCAACGGCAACCCCGAAATGGCCGGCCGCCAGGCGCCCAGGCTCCCGCTCGCCAAACCGATCAAGCCGTCGGTCGATCTCGCCGCGGCGGCGCCCGCGGGCACGCGCGACCGCCTGAAGGAGCTCGGCCCGCAGCGCTTTGCCGAGTGGATGAAGAACGAACAGCGCGTGCTGCTCACCGACACCACGATGCGCGACGCGCACCAGTCGCTCTTCGCCACCCGCATGCGCACGCGCGACATGCTCGAGATCGCGCCGCACTACGCGCGCCTCGTGCCCGAACTCTTCTCGCTCGAATGCTGGGGCGGCGCGACCTTCGACGTCGCGTTGCGCTTTCTCAAGGAAGACCCGTGGGAGCGCCTCCGCCGCCTGCGCACGGCGGTCCCCAACGTGCTGTTCCAGATGCTGCTGCGCGCCTCCAACGCGGTCGGCTACACCAACTATTCCGACAACGTCGTGCGCTATTTCGTGCAGCAGGCCGCGAAGGAGGGCATCGACGTGTTCCGCGTGTTCGATTCGCTCAACTGGATCGACAACATGCGCGTCGCGATGGACGCCGTGAATGAAGCGGGCGCGCTGTGTGAAGGCACGATCTGCTACACCGGCGACCTCTTCGACACGAGCCGCCCGAAGTACAACCTGAAGTACTACGTGGACCTTGCCAAGCAGCTCGAAAAGGCCGGCGCGCACATCCTCGGCATCAAGGACATGGCCGGCGTGTGCAAGCCGCGCGCGGCACGGGCGTTGGTGAAGGCGCTGAAGGAAGAAGTCGGCCTCCCCATCCACTTCCACACCCACGACACCTCCGGCATTGCCGCCGCGAGCGTGCTCGCCGCGATCGAAGCGGGCGTGGACGCAGTCGACGGCGCGATGGACGCGATGAGCGGCCTCACCTCGCAGCCCAACCTCAGCTCGATCGCCGCCGCGCTTGCCGGATCCGAGCGCGACAGCGGGCTCGATCTGGACGCGATGCAGTCGCTGTCGCACTACTGGGAAGGCGTGCGCCGCGCCTACGCGCCCTTCGAAGCCGACATCCGCTGCGGCACCTCCGACGTGTACAAGCACGAGATGCCCGGCGGGCAATACACGAATCTCCGCGAGCAGGCCCGCGCGATGGGCCTCGAACACCGCTGGCCGGAAGTGTCACAGGCCTACGCGGACGTGAACCAGCTCTTCGGCGACATCGTGAAAGTCACCCCCACGTCGAAGGTCGTCGGCGACATGGCGCTCTTCATGGTCGCCAACGACCTCACGCCCGCCGAAGTGCGCGATCCGGCGAAGGAAATCGCCTTCCCCGAATCGGTGATCTCGCTCTTCAAGGGCGAACTGGGCTTCCCGCCCGACGGTTTCCCGAAGGATCTCGAACGCAAGGTGCTGAAAGGCGCCGCGCCGCTGCCGGGCCGCGCTGGCGACTTCCTGCCCGAAGTCGACCTCGACGCCGCGCGCGCCGAAGCCCAAACCGCCGCCGGACGGCAGATCTCCGACACCGACCTCGCGTCCTGGCTGATGTACCCCAAGGTCTTCAAGGACTACGCCGCGCACCACGCGCGCTTCGGCGACGTGTCGCTGCTACCGACGCCGGTGTTCTTCTACGGCCTCAAGGACCGCGAGGAGATCAGCGTCGACATCGAGCGCGGCAAGAGCCTCGTCGTGCGCCAGACCGGCAGCAGCGACACGCCGGACGAGGAGGGCCGCGTGAAGGTCTTCTTCGAACTCAACGGCCAGCCGCGCCTGCAGCGCATCCCCAAGGCCGGCGCCGCGCCCACCGGCCGCCGCCATCCGAAGATCGACGAGGCCAACCCGAACCACATCGGCGCGCCAATGCCCGGTGCGGTCGTGACGGTCGCCGTGCATGCCGGCCAGAAGATCGCCAAGGGCACGCCGCTGGTGTCCATCGAGGCGATGAAGATGGAAACCGCGCTCACCGCCGAGCGCGACGCGGTCGTGAAGGCGGTGTTCGTGAAACCCGGCGACAAGGTCGCGGCGAAGGATCTGCTGGTCGAGCTGCAATAA
- a CDS encoding cytochrome c3 family protein — translation MIAVTRSLAGLPVAIALAATLLLAALPAGAGIVSSRHNLSVSGPGTVKAASETQVCVFCHISHNASPSEPLWNRRARTGGYTPYTSSTAKAAPGQPDGASLDCLSCHDGTIALGDLLSLSQVTAMAGGVTTMPAGRSNLGTDLSDDHPVSILYNAALATTRGELADPATLTGKVRLDASGKLQCTSCHDAHDDSNGKFLVMPNAASALCQTCHQPAQWSASSHKLSTATWNGVGASPWPHTSGTTVAANGCENCHRPHSAGGRKWLLNYAKEEDNCTNCHNGNVAAKNIKSEFTKTSIHPVATTTGVHDAAEPTVSQTRHVECADCHNPHAAKSGSAGALPGSLTAVRGVTSGGTAVEPATAEYQLCFRCHADSPGKPAARIARQIVQTNTRLEFSTSNPSYHPVAGAGKGTSVPDLMAPWTTASIIKCSDCHNNDAGPGAGGVGPNGPHGSKFAPLLERQYLTADFTTESASAYALCYKCHDRNTLLNSSTSVSSTVHRKHVVSIRTPCSACHDPHGISSTQGNVTNNSRLINWDISIVKPNSSGLLKWERTSAGHGRCYMSCHNDNHNPETY, via the coding sequence ATGATCGCCGTGACCCGCTCCCTCGCCGGATTGCCGGTGGCGATCGCGCTCGCCGCGACGCTGCTCCTCGCCGCCCTCCCCGCCGGCGCCGGCATCGTCTCGAGCCGGCACAACCTGTCGGTGAGCGGGCCAGGAACGGTCAAGGCGGCGAGCGAGACACAGGTGTGCGTCTTCTGCCACATCTCCCACAACGCCTCGCCGAGCGAACCGCTGTGGAACCGCCGTGCGCGCACCGGCGGCTACACCCCCTACACGAGCTCCACCGCCAAGGCCGCCCCGGGCCAGCCGGACGGCGCCTCGCTCGACTGCCTCTCCTGTCACGACGGCACCATCGCCCTCGGCGACCTCCTCAGCCTCAGCCAGGTCACGGCGATGGCGGGCGGCGTGACGACGATGCCCGCCGGGCGCAGCAACCTCGGCACCGACCTGTCCGACGACCACCCGGTGTCGATCCTGTACAACGCGGCGCTGGCCACCACCCGCGGCGAACTCGCCGACCCGGCGACGCTGACCGGCAAGGTGCGCCTCGACGCGAGCGGCAAGCTGCAATGCACGTCCTGCCACGACGCCCACGACGACAGCAACGGCAAGTTCCTCGTGATGCCGAACGCGGCCTCCGCGCTGTGCCAGACCTGCCACCAGCCGGCGCAGTGGAGCGCCAGCAGCCACAAGCTGTCGACGGCGACCTGGAACGGCGTCGGCGCCAGCCCGTGGCCGCACACCAGCGGCACCACCGTCGCCGCCAACGGCTGCGAGAACTGCCACCGCCCGCACTCGGCCGGCGGCCGCAAGTGGCTGCTCAATTACGCGAAGGAGGAGGACAACTGCACCAATTGCCATAACGGCAACGTCGCGGCGAAAAACATCAAGTCGGAGTTCACCAAGACCTCGATCCACCCGGTCGCAACGACCACCGGCGTCCACGACGCCGCCGAACCGACGGTGTCGCAGACCCGCCACGTCGAATGCGCCGACTGCCACAACCCCCACGCGGCGAAATCGGGCTCGGCCGGCGCCCTGCCCGGCTCCCTCACCGCCGTGCGCGGGGTCACGAGCGGCGGCACCGCGGTCGAACCCGCCACCGCGGAATACCAGCTATGCTTCCGCTGCCATGCCGACAGCCCCGGCAAGCCTGCGGCGCGTATCGCCCGCCAGATCGTCCAGACCAACACACGGCTCGAATTCAGCACGTCGAACCCGTCGTATCACCCGGTCGCCGGCGCGGGCAAGGGCACCAGCGTCCCCGACCTGATGGCGCCGTGGACCACGGCCAGCATCATCAAGTGCAGCGATTGCCACAACAACGACGCCGGCCCCGGCGCGGGCGGCGTCGGCCCGAACGGCCCGCACGGCTCGAAGTTCGCTCCGCTGCTCGAACGCCAGTACCTGACCGCCGACTTCACGACCGAAAGCGCCAGCGCCTACGCGCTGTGCTACAAGTGCCACGACCGCAACACCCTGCTCAACTCGAGCACCAGCGTGTCGAGCACCGTGCACCGCAAGCACGTCGTGAGCATCCGCACGCCCTGCAGCGCCTGCCACGACCCGCACGGCATTTCCTCGACCCAGGGCAACGTGACGAACAACAGCCGCCTGATCAACTGGGACATCTCGATCGTGAAACCCAATTCGTCGGGCCTGCTGAAATGGGAGCGCACCTCGGCCGGCCACGGCCGCTGCTACATGAGCTGCCACAATGACAATCACAACCCCGAGACGTATTGA
- a CDS encoding 6-bladed beta-propeller — protein sequence MAHDRLAIVARAFLLALVTALAGCTGSRPEAPEGPPLVWPPAPETARIAYVRSIAGPADLDITRSLLERMQDLLFGADESRMVRPMAVVAVKGVLYVADPGVQGVHRFDPLGSGYALVRGPGGAPLPSPVGLAEGPAGEVYVTDSRLARVLVIKPGERTAAPLALDTAPVQPTGIAFDPAAGHLLVVDTGAHCIRVFDRELRLRTSIGRRGEGPGEFNFPTALSRGGDGRLYVTDSLNFRIQILDADGRVAGVFGRSGDVPGDTPRPKGVATDRDGHIYVVDALLHSMQIFDGSGRFLLPVGQQGRERGDFWLPAGIFVAPDGYIYVADSYNRRVQVLRYLGGAA from the coding sequence ATGGCACACGACCGTCTTGCCATCGTCGCGAGGGCTTTCCTCCTCGCACTCGTCACCGCCCTCGCGGGCTGCACCGGCAGCCGGCCCGAAGCTCCCGAAGGCCCGCCGCTCGTCTGGCCGCCCGCGCCGGAAACCGCGCGCATCGCCTACGTCCGCAGCATCGCCGGGCCTGCCGATCTGGATATCACCCGGAGCCTTCTCGAACGCATGCAGGATCTCCTGTTCGGCGCCGACGAGTCCCGCATGGTGCGCCCGATGGCCGTCGTCGCGGTCAAGGGCGTGCTCTACGTCGCGGACCCGGGCGTGCAGGGCGTGCACCGCTTCGACCCGCTCGGCAGCGGCTACGCCCTCGTGCGCGGACCGGGCGGCGCGCCGCTGCCCTCGCCCGTGGGGCTTGCCGAAGGCCCCGCGGGTGAGGTGTACGTCACCGACTCCCGGCTCGCGCGCGTCCTGGTGATCAAGCCCGGTGAGCGGACCGCCGCACCGCTCGCGCTCGACACCGCGCCGGTCCAGCCGACCGGCATCGCCTTCGACCCCGCGGCGGGGCACCTCCTCGTTGTCGATACCGGCGCCCACTGCATCCGGGTGTTCGACCGCGAGCTGCGCCTACGGACGAGCATCGGCCGGCGCGGCGAAGGCCCGGGCGAGTTCAATTTCCCGACGGCGCTGTCGCGCGGGGGCGACGGCCGCCTGTACGTGACCGATTCGCTCAACTTCCGCATCCAGATCCTCGACGCAGACGGCCGCGTCGCCGGCGTCTTCGGCCGTTCCGGCGACGTTCCCGGCGACACGCCGCGACCGAAGGGCGTCGCGACCGACCGCGACGGTCACATCTACGTCGTCGACGCCCTGCTCCACAGCATGCAGATCTTCGACGGCTCCGGGCGCTTCCTGCTGCCGGTCGGCCAGCAGGGGCGCGAGCGCGGCGATTTCTGGCTGCCGGCCGGCATCTTCGTCGCCCCCGACGGCTACATCTATGTCGCCGACTCGTACAACCGGCGCGTTCAGGTGCTGCGCTATCTGGGCGGGGCTGCATGA
- a CDS encoding cytochrome c3 family protein: MGYLKLRGQAAGWLVGGVAMLAAQVGWAGTITGSAHDFSALNWSGGRICVACHAPHKSDTSVADAPLWNHTLSTAAYRLYSSATLQATVSQPGGTSKLCLSCHDGTIAVDSFGGTTGTTMIAAGSNIGTDLKKSHPIGFTYDSALATSNGSLHDPLTKSVTIGTAPQTKTGTISAVLLFGGKMECGSCHDVHNTFTVGGKGSGLVKVTQAGSKICLDCHNK; this comes from the coding sequence ATGGGGTATTTGAAGCTTCGCGGGCAAGCCGCGGGATGGCTGGTGGGCGGCGTTGCAATGCTGGCGGCGCAGGTCGGCTGGGCAGGCACGATCACCGGGTCGGCGCACGATTTCTCCGCGCTGAACTGGTCCGGCGGGCGCATCTGCGTCGCCTGCCACGCGCCGCACAAGTCCGACACGAGCGTCGCCGATGCGCCGCTGTGGAATCACACGCTGTCGACGGCCGCCTACCGCCTCTACAGCAGTGCCACGCTGCAGGCGACCGTGTCCCAGCCCGGCGGGACGTCGAAACTGTGCCTCTCCTGCCACGACGGCACCATCGCGGTCGACAGCTTCGGCGGCACGACCGGCACGACGATGATTGCGGCCGGCAGCAACATCGGCACCGACCTGAAGAAGTCCCACCCGATCGGCTTCACCTACGACAGCGCGCTGGCGACGTCGAACGGATCGCTGCACGATCCGCTCACGAAGTCCGTGACGATCGGCACCGCACCGCAGACCAAGACCGGCACGATCAGCGCCGTGCTCCTCTTCGGCGGCAAGATGGAATGCGGCTCCTGCCACGACGTGCATAACACCTTCACCGTCGGCGGCAAAGGCAGCGGCCTGGTCAAGGTGACGCAAGCCGGCAGCAAGATCTGCCTCGACTGCCACAACAAGTAA